Proteins encoded in a region of the Nicotiana tomentosiformis chromosome 9, ASM39032v3, whole genome shotgun sequence genome:
- the LOC104115916 gene encoding sodium/hydrogen exchanger 1-like, whose product MAFDVGMLLGNIMNRLSTSDHQSVVSINLFVALICACIVVGHLLEENRWMNESITALLIGLCTGVVILLISGGKNSRILVFSEDLFFIYLLPPIIFNAGFQVKKKSFFRNFSTIMLFGAVGTLISFIIISFGAIGIFKKMNIGDLDIGDYLAIGAIFSATDSVCTLQVLSQDDTPLLYSLVFGEGVVNDATSVVLFNAVQNFDLSHINTSKALQLVGNFLYLFASSTILGVVAGLLSAYIIKKLYFGRHSTDREVAIMILMAYLSYLLAELFYLSAILTVFFCGIVMSHYTWHNVTESSRVTTKHAFATLSFIAEIFIFLYVGMDALDIEKWKFVSDSPGISVQVSSILLGLVMVGRAAFVFPLSFLSNLTKKSPEEKIGFNKQIVIWWAGLMRGAVSVALAYNQFTRGGHTQLRGNAIMITSTITVVLFSTGVFGLMTKPLIRFMLPSPKHLTRMISSEPTTPKSFIVPLLDSAQDSEADLGQHIPRPNSLRMLLSTPSHTVHRYWRKFDNAFMRPVFGGRGFVPFVPGSPTEPSDH is encoded by the exons ATGGCTTTCGACGTTGGGATGTTGCTGGGAAATATTATGAACAGGTTATCAACTTCTGATCATCAATCGGTGGTGTCAATAAACTTATTTGTTGCACTTATCTGCGCGTGTATCGTGGTCGGTCATTTGTTGGAGGAAAATAGATGGATGAATGAGTCCATAACTGCCCTCTTGATT GGTCTTTGCACTGGAGTTGTTATTCTACTAATAAGTGGCGGAAAGAACTCTCGTATTTTAGTGTTCAGCGAAGATCTTTTCTTCATTTACCTTCTTCCACCGATCATTTTTAATGCTGG GTTCCAGGTGAAAAAGAAATCATTCTTCCGCAATTTCAGCACCATCATGCTTTTTGGAGCAGTTGGCACCTTGATATCATTCATTATCATATCATTTG GTGCCATTGGCattttcaagaaaatgaacatTGGAGACCTTGATATTGGAGATTACCTTG CAATTGGAGCAATCTTCTCTGCAACGGATTCTGTTTGCACCTTACAA GTGCTTAGTCAGGATGACACACCCTTATTGTACAGTCTGGTGTTTGGGGAAGGTGTTGTGAATGATGCCACATCTGTGGTTCTGTTCAATGCTGTCCAGAACTTTGACTTATCTCATATCAACACAAGCAAAGCTCTGCAATTAGTTGGAAATTTTCTGTACTTGTTTGCTTCAAGCACCATCTTAGGGGTTGTT GCTGGTCTACTGAGCGCCTATATAATTAAAAAACTCTACTTTGGAAG GCACTCCACTGATCGTGAGGTTGCTATAATGATACTCATGGCTTATCTATCATACCTGCTTGCTGAA TTATTCTATTTAAGTGCAATCCTCACTGTGTTTTTCTGTGGCATCGTGATGTCTCACTACACCTGGCATAATGTGACTGAGAGCTCAAGAGTGACCACCAA GCACGCTTTTGCTACATTGTCATTTATTGCTGAGATATTCATATTCCTTTATGTTGGTATGGATGCTTTAGACATTGAGAAGTGGAAATTTGTAAGCGACAG TCCTGGAATATCAGTTCAAGTTAGCTCAATACTGTTGGGTCTTGTTATGGTTGGAAGGGCAGCCTTTGTTTTCCCCTTGTCATTTTTGTCCAACTTGACCAAGAAGTCTCCAGAGGAGAAGATTGGCTTTAACAAGCAA ATTGTAATATGGTGGGCTGGACTTATGCGAGGTGCTGTTTCAGTGGCTCTGGCTTATAATCAG TTTACCAGAGGAGGTCATACTCAGTTACGTGGTAATGCAATAATGATCACGAGTACCATCACTGTTGTCCTTTTCAGCACAGGG GTGTTTGGGTTGATGACAAAACCTTTAATTAGATTTATGCTACCCTCACCAAAACACTTGACCAGAATGATCTCTTCTGAACCAACGACCCCAAAATCCTTCATTGTGCCACTCCTTGACAGTGCACAAGACTCAGAAGCTGATCTGGGCCAACATATACCCCGTCCCAACAGTTTGCGGATGCTCCTATCAACCCCATCTCACACTGTGCATCGTTACTGGAGAAAATTTGACAATGCATTCATGCGTCCCGTTTTCGGTGGACGAGGTTTTGTACCTTTTGTTCCAGGATCACCGACTGAACCAAGTGATCATTAA
- the LOC104115898 gene encoding vesicle-associated protein 2-2 isoform X3 codes for MSSSSHVKTTSPKKYCVRPNIGVIKPKSTYDFTVTMQAQRTLPSDMPCKDKFLIQSTVVPFGTNEEEITPSMFNKDNRKSIEECKLRVVLVSPPNSPVLQPANGVSKQGAPIETSMQQENFPSGVENLPPAQTVGKNNKDIKFEEETEEPRLGKIVDLGLNFAKNTESDTDEVVETICQVVENSKGADFVAEEEEPNLAKTVEDVKLNSPKNRESNINEVVKSRHLNMETTKLTLSKDVEEELKSVEDAKLNSPKNGKSNTDELVKPRHLNMETTKLSLSKDVEELKSKINSLDSQLIEAECIIAKFKEEKRSTIKDMETLKQELALLRTKSVGRKAQVGFPPLFLCMVAFICFTIGYLLRA; via the exons TTACAATGCAAGCTCAGAGGACCCTTCCATCTGATATGCCATGCAAGGATAAATTTTTGATTCAGAGCACAGTTGTCCCTTTTGGAACTAATGAAGAAGAAATTACACCCAGCATG TTCAACAAAGACAATAGAAAATCTATTGAAGAGTGCAAATTAAGGGTTGTCCTGGTTAGTCCACCCAACTCTCCAGTTCTGCAGCCAGCTAATGGAGTTTCCAAGCAAGGTGCACCTATTGAGACTTCAATGCAACAGGAAAATTTTCCAAGTGGTGTTGAAAATCTTCCTCCAGCTCAAACT GTGGGTAAGAACAACAAGGATATTAAATTTGAGGAAGAAACAGAGGAGCCAAGATTGGGAAAAATTGTGGACTTAGGTTTGAACTTTGCAAAAAATACAGAGTCCGATACTGATGAGGTTGTTGAAACAATATGTCAA GTGGTTGAGAACAGCAAGGGTGCAGATTTTGTTGCAGAAGAAGAGGAGCCAAACTTGGCAAAGACTGTGGAAGACGTCAAGTTGAATTCTCCTAAGAATCGGGAGTCCAATATCAATGAGGTTGTCAAATCAAGACATCTGAACATGGAGACAACAAAATTGACACTATCCAAAGATGTTGAGGAGGAGCTAAAGTCTGTGGAAGATGCCAAGTTGAATTCTCCTAAGAATGGGAAGTCCAATACCGATGAGCTTGTCAAACCAAGACATCTGAACATGGAGACAACAAAATTATCACTATCCAAAGATGTTGAGGAGCTTAAGTCTAAGATAAATTCACTGGATTCTCAGCTAATTGAG GCTGAATGCATAATTGCAAAGTTTAAAGAAGAGAAGCGAAGTACCATCAAAGACATGGAAACTTTGAAACAAGAATTG GCATTACTAAGGACGAAGAGTGTTGGAAGGAAAGCTCAAGTTGGTTTCCCGCCGTTATTCCTTTGCATGGTTGCGTTCATTTGTTTCACCATTGGGTATCTTCTACGTGCTTAA